A genomic segment from Nocardiopsis sp. Huas11 encodes:
- a CDS encoding MFS transporter, whose translation MADAPPAPRADNAPSSDPRRRRREQRGWYLYDWANSVFITSVVTVLIGPYMSTLACASVGAADAAACQDSSLALAPLGVDWFTLHPNALYPALTTLAILLQILLLPSVGAMVDRSRHKKRWLLWLAVGGSACTAGLYAATDGYHAASVLFVLANVLYGLSIVVYNAFLPEIATADERDRVSVTGWGIGYLGGALLLAVHLGLVLSADSLGLETGHAVRIAFVSVGLWWAGFTVLSLRPLRNRYGALAASAGSGSGSGRAVGGSLRQFWHTLRDMRKYPNTILFLLAFILFNDGVQAAIRYAAPFATQDLGLEEDALIMTILVIQFVAFAGAFLAGRVARVVGSKATVLGSLAVWCLLVALAYFLPAGNVVLFVAMGVGIGLVLGGTQSLARALFSQLIPPGREAEYFSLYQISDRGSTFLGSLAVTIAVSLTGGYRVAILSLIVFFVIGGALLWRTRMREGIEAVGNKVPERL comes from the coding sequence ATGGCCGACGCCCCTCCCGCACCCAGGGCGGACAACGCGCCCTCCTCCGACCCGCGCCGGCGCAGACGCGAACAGCGCGGGTGGTACCTGTACGACTGGGCCAACTCGGTGTTCATCACGTCCGTGGTGACCGTCCTCATCGGCCCGTACATGAGCACCCTGGCGTGCGCCTCGGTCGGGGCCGCCGACGCGGCGGCCTGTCAGGACTCCTCCTTGGCCCTGGCGCCGCTGGGCGTGGACTGGTTCACCCTGCACCCCAACGCGCTCTACCCGGCGCTGACCACGCTGGCGATCCTGCTCCAGATCCTCCTGCTGCCCTCGGTCGGCGCCATGGTCGACCGGTCCCGGCACAAGAAGCGCTGGCTGCTGTGGCTGGCCGTGGGCGGTTCGGCGTGCACCGCGGGCCTGTACGCGGCCACCGACGGCTACCACGCGGCGTCGGTGCTGTTCGTGCTGGCCAACGTCCTGTACGGGCTCTCGATCGTGGTCTACAACGCGTTCCTGCCCGAGATCGCCACCGCGGACGAGCGCGACCGGGTGTCGGTCACCGGATGGGGCATCGGCTACCTCGGCGGCGCCCTGCTGCTCGCCGTCCACCTGGGCCTGGTGCTCTCGGCGGACTCGCTGGGCCTGGAGACCGGCCACGCCGTGCGGATCGCGTTCGTGTCGGTGGGCCTGTGGTGGGCCGGCTTCACCGTCCTGTCCCTGCGGCCGCTGCGCAACCGCTACGGCGCCCTGGCGGCGTCGGCGGGGTCGGGATCGGGGTCGGGGCGCGCCGTCGGAGGGTCGCTGCGCCAGTTCTGGCACACCCTGCGCGACATGCGCAAATACCCGAACACCATCCTGTTCCTGCTGGCGTTCATCCTGTTCAACGACGGCGTGCAGGCGGCCATCCGCTACGCGGCGCCGTTCGCGACCCAGGACCTGGGCCTGGAGGAGGACGCGCTGATCATGACCATCCTGGTCATCCAGTTCGTCGCCTTCGCCGGGGCGTTCCTGGCCGGGCGCGTGGCGCGGGTGGTGGGCAGCAAGGCCACCGTCCTGGGCAGCCTGGCGGTGTGGTGCCTGCTGGTCGCCCTGGCCTACTTCCTGCCCGCGGGCAACGTCGTGCTGTTCGTGGCGATGGGCGTGGGCATCGGCCTGGTCCTGGGCGGCACCCAGTCACTGGCCCGGGCGCTGTTCTCCCAGCTGATCCCGCCGGGCCGGGAGGCGGAGTACTTCAGCCTCTACCAGATCTCGGACCGGGGGTCGACGTTCCTGGGATCGCTCGCGGTGACGATCGCGGTGAGCCTCACCGGCGGTTACCGGGTCGCGATCCTCTCGCTCATCGTCTTCTTCGTCATCGGCGGTGCCCTGCTGTGGCGGACCCGGATGCGCGAGGGCATCGAAGCGGTCGGGAACAAGGTGCCCGAGCGGTTGTGA
- a CDS encoding Rv3235 family protein — protein sequence MSHSRPRHSCPRPLCHRDSLSHRPVTTPARTPLGRPATARCGAALRGHRTPNEVHLLAQRVAEVLVGRRTPEALRDQLAVPVREELRRLRGSVPCALAPRLTRVFHQALPGPAVEANAVIMCEDRTRVFAFRARREGGRWVCTSLETDISRRAR from the coding sequence ATGTCGCACTCCCGGCCCCGTCACTCCTGCCCCCGGCCCCTCTGCCACCGCGACTCCCTCTCCCACCGCCCCGTCACGACCCCCGCCCGCACACCGCTGGGCCGCCCGGCCACGGCCCGCTGCGGCGCGGCCCTGCGCGGGCACCGCACCCCGAACGAGGTGCACCTGCTGGCCCAGCGCGTGGCGGAGGTGCTCGTGGGCCGGCGCACGCCCGAGGCCCTGCGCGACCAGCTCGCGGTGCCCGTGCGCGAGGAGCTGCGGCGCCTGCGCGGGTCGGTGCCCTGCGCGCTCGCGCCCCGGCTCACCCGCGTGTTCCACCAGGCGCTGCCCGGACCCGCCGTGGAGGCCAACGCCGTGATCATGTGCGAGGACCGCACCCGGGTCTTCGCCTTCCGCGCCCGCCGCGAGGGCGGCCGGTGGGTGTGCACCAGCCTGGAGACCGACATCTCCCGGCGCGCGCGGTGA
- a CDS encoding glycosyltransferase has translation MERVPTRVFRNDWGALTPPAPGRWTPEMRVSVVIAARGGQRRLDLALASLAAQTYPGDLIEVVVVDDHSSPPLRLPALRPEHCRILAAPDGGWGAGFGRSYGAHASTGDILVWMDADMIAAPAFIEAQARWQHVHAECVTLGRVRFADTGPGHPTEVVSLARAGRLHDALDTGRHHEWITHLLATSDDLRDADHLGFHAYMGAAAALRRSLYEAAGGVDPDLDLGQDTEFGYRLWQAGAVLLPEPAATAWHVGRATPSRTRLPSERFRTEALAELMPHPHAYRERVPAHRRRVPLVHAVVDVRGASYDLVRGCVDRLLDSAETDLVLTLVADWEGAGHGPAGAGGPHLDLRLVQANYLREPRITFAGTPPLTGFPSPFLLQVPVAWGLGQVALSRLLASAERHRSGLTELFPAASPSHDAGVRLWRTRALARALRVRQDGEDLADVVAALHGRYRIHAGEDTLADLSLYRSVPPPPRTETGPCARGPAVAVPGQAGPGAPRSPGAAADRRDRRAGAEQEGPASAPGASVPEGGPRPTGVRARVAAAWRRILCRGRGPERV, from the coding sequence GTGGAACGTGTCCCGACCCGCGTCTTCCGCAACGACTGGGGTGCGCTGACACCGCCCGCCCCGGGGCGCTGGACACCCGAGATGCGGGTCAGCGTGGTCATCGCGGCCCGCGGCGGCCAGCGCCGCCTCGACCTGGCCCTGGCCTCCCTGGCCGCCCAGACCTACCCCGGTGACCTGATCGAGGTCGTGGTCGTGGACGACCACTCCTCGCCGCCCCTGCGACTGCCGGCCCTGCGCCCCGAGCACTGCCGGATCCTGGCCGCCCCCGACGGCGGCTGGGGCGCCGGGTTCGGGCGCTCCTACGGCGCCCACGCCAGTACCGGCGACATCCTGGTCTGGATGGACGCCGACATGATCGCCGCCCCCGCCTTCATCGAGGCGCAGGCCCGCTGGCAGCACGTCCACGCCGAGTGCGTCACGCTCGGCCGGGTCCGCTTCGCCGACACCGGTCCGGGCCACCCCACCGAGGTGGTGTCCCTGGCCCGGGCCGGCCGGCTGCACGACGCGCTCGACACCGGCCGCCACCACGAGTGGATCACCCACCTGCTCGCCACCAGCGACGACCTGCGCGACGCCGACCACCTGGGCTTCCACGCCTACATGGGAGCGGCCGCCGCCCTGCGCCGCAGCCTGTACGAGGCGGCCGGCGGGGTGGACCCCGACCTGGACCTGGGCCAGGACACCGAGTTCGGCTACCGCCTGTGGCAGGCCGGGGCCGTCCTGCTGCCCGAACCCGCCGCGACCGCCTGGCATGTCGGCCGCGCCACGCCCTCCCGCACCCGCCTGCCCTCCGAGCGCTTTCGCACCGAGGCCCTGGCCGAACTCATGCCGCATCCGCACGCCTACCGCGAGCGGGTCCCCGCGCACCGGCGCCGCGTCCCGCTCGTGCACGCCGTGGTCGACGTCCGCGGCGCCTCCTACGACCTCGTCCGAGGCTGCGTCGACCGCCTCCTGGACAGCGCCGAGACCGATCTGGTGCTGACCCTGGTCGCCGACTGGGAGGGCGCGGGCCACGGCCCGGCGGGGGCCGGCGGACCGCACCTGGACCTGCGCCTGGTCCAGGCCAACTACCTGCGCGAGCCGCGGATCACCTTCGCCGGAACGCCGCCGCTCACCGGCTTCCCCTCACCGTTCCTGCTCCAGGTGCCCGTCGCGTGGGGGCTGGGCCAGGTGGCCCTGTCCCGACTCCTGGCCAGCGCCGAGCGCCACCGGTCCGGGCTCACCGAGCTCTTCCCCGCGGCCTCGCCCTCCCACGACGCCGGCGTGCGGCTGTGGCGCACCAGGGCGCTGGCCCGGGCGCTGCGCGTGCGCCAGGACGGAGAGGACCTCGCCGACGTGGTCGCCGCCCTGCACGGGCGCTACCGCATCCACGCGGGGGAGGACACGCTGGCCGACCTGTCGCTGTACCGGTCGGTCCCGCCGCCGCCCCGCACCGAGACCGGTCCCTGCGCCCGCGGCCCCGCGGTCGCCGTGCCCGGACAGGCCGGCCCGGGAGCACCGCGCTCGCCCGGCGCGGCCGCGGACCGGCGCGATCGCCGGGCGGGAGCGGAACAGGAGGGGCCCGCCTCGGCGCCGGGAGCGTCCGTGCCCGAGGGCGGCCCGCGGCCGACCGGCGTGCGGGCCCGGGTCGCCGCCGCCTGGCGCCGGATCCTGTGCCGGGGCCGCGGGCCCGAGCGCGTGTGA
- a CDS encoding NlpC/P60 family protein, with amino-acid sequence MTRTPRSRALRRGATVGTVALSALVLSSGLAMAEPTQEEAQERYEELQQELSELNEAYNQAQEDHAAAEAEVEEVEGQLETAQEELDEVSGQAANIAQSAYVGADYSTFGVLFGVSPDDSLQNIADLDFLSVGQEIVLEDYVGAVDRFEGLKGQAEEAETAAAEALEAAEAAQEEGETALEEQEELVAELVAELAPQPAAAPSAGETAEAAAASGDVQAVLDFARAQIGKPYVWGGTGPDSYDCSGLVQAAWAQAGVSLPRTTYDQVNAGTPVSRDQLQPGDLLFFYSASAPSHVGIYSGNGMMIHGSNPSKPLEEIDLASYWDSVFTGAVRVG; translated from the coding sequence GTGACCCGCACACCCCGTTCGCGTGCCCTGCGCCGTGGCGCCACGGTCGGCACCGTCGCTCTGAGCGCCCTCGTCCTGTCCTCGGGCCTGGCCATGGCCGAACCCACCCAGGAGGAGGCCCAGGAGCGCTACGAGGAGCTCCAGCAGGAGCTGTCCGAACTCAACGAGGCCTACAACCAGGCCCAGGAGGACCACGCGGCGGCCGAGGCCGAGGTCGAGGAGGTCGAGGGCCAGTTGGAGACGGCCCAGGAGGAGCTGGACGAGGTCTCCGGGCAGGCCGCCAACATCGCCCAGTCCGCCTACGTCGGCGCCGACTACAGCACCTTCGGCGTCCTGTTCGGCGTCTCGCCCGACGACTCCCTGCAGAACATCGCCGACCTCGACTTCCTGTCCGTGGGGCAGGAGATCGTGCTGGAGGACTACGTCGGAGCGGTCGACCGCTTCGAAGGGCTCAAAGGCCAGGCCGAGGAGGCCGAGACGGCCGCCGCCGAGGCGCTGGAGGCCGCCGAGGCGGCCCAGGAGGAGGGCGAGACCGCGCTGGAGGAGCAGGAGGAGCTCGTCGCCGAGCTCGTCGCCGAGCTCGCTCCGCAGCCGGCCGCCGCCCCGTCCGCCGGGGAGACCGCGGAGGCCGCCGCGGCCTCGGGCGACGTCCAGGCCGTGCTGGACTTCGCCCGCGCCCAGATCGGCAAGCCCTACGTGTGGGGCGGAACCGGCCCGGACTCCTATGACTGCTCCGGTCTGGTCCAGGCCGCCTGGGCGCAGGCCGGTGTCAGCCTGCCCCGGACCACCTACGACCAGGTCAACGCCGGTACGCCCGTCTCCCGCGACCAGCTGCAGCCGGGCGACCTGCTGTTCTTCTACAGCGCCTCGGCGCCCAGCCACGTGGGGATCTACTCCGGCAACGGAATGATGATCCACGGGTCCAACCCCTCCAAGCCGCTGGAGGAGATCGACCTGGCCTCGTACTGGGACAGCGTCTTCACCGGCGCGGTCCGCGTGGGCTGA
- a CDS encoding glycerophosphodiester phosphodiesterase, whose protein sequence is MTDAYLSSRPPLALAHRGGWFTDGRGVRRTELENTAVAFQHAVDLGYTYLETDVHATSDGVLMAFHDHTLDRATDMNGAIGDLPYRRVAQARVAGQEPVPVLEDLLGAWPQARFNIDLKSDAAVEPLLDVLRRTRAWERVCVGSFDQRRIDRARRLFDRPVATSCGPLDVVRLRLASLWRPLLPLAGRGPDCAQIPLSRGGFPVLSRDLIRTAHQRGLQVHVWTINEPAVMERLIDAGVDGIVTDNTLGLKQVLVRRGLWSGSSPGTDSTLQNG, encoded by the coding sequence GTGACAGACGCCTACCTCTCCTCCCGCCCTCCGCTGGCGCTCGCCCACCGCGGCGGCTGGTTCACCGATGGCCGGGGGGTCCGCCGGACCGAGCTGGAGAACACCGCGGTCGCCTTCCAGCACGCCGTCGACCTGGGCTACACGTACCTGGAGACGGACGTGCACGCCACCAGCGACGGCGTCCTCATGGCCTTCCACGACCACACGCTGGACCGCGCCACCGACATGAACGGCGCCATCGGCGACCTGCCCTACCGCCGGGTCGCGCAGGCCCGCGTGGCGGGCCAGGAGCCCGTCCCCGTCCTGGAGGACCTGCTCGGCGCCTGGCCCCAGGCGCGGTTCAACATCGACCTGAAGTCGGACGCGGCGGTGGAGCCCCTGCTCGACGTCCTGCGCCGCACGCGGGCCTGGGAGCGGGTGTGCGTGGGCTCCTTCGACCAGCGGCGGATCGACCGCGCACGCCGCCTGTTCGACCGTCCCGTCGCCACCTCCTGCGGCCCCCTGGACGTGGTGCGCCTGCGCCTGGCCTCGCTGTGGCGGCCGCTGCTGCCCCTGGCCGGCCGGGGCCCGGACTGCGCGCAGATCCCCCTGAGCCGCGGAGGCTTCCCGGTGCTGAGCCGGGACCTGATCCGCACCGCGCACCAGCGGGGCCTGCAGGTCCACGTGTGGACCATCAACGAGCCCGCGGTGATGGAGCGCCTGATCGACGCGGGCGTGGACGGCATCGTCACCGACAACACGCTCGGGCTCAAGCAGGTCCTGGTCCGCCGCGGCCTGTGGTCCGGCTCCTCCCCCGGTACCGACAGCACCCTCCAGAACGGATAG
- a CDS encoding S9 family peptidase: protein MKPVDIARLHSLGAPTVSPDGRRAVFTLTRPDLEKDTYTSALWAVPTDGSAPPARLTRGDRDSAPAYSPDGRWIAFLRADDDQRPQIHVLPADGGEPWKVTDHPLGAGEIAWSPDSTRIAHTARVPEPGRYTGGDPGKELPRRITELKYRLDDLGFTNDRRKHVFVTAPIDPSGVVGEPVRVTGADTDHSGPQWNPDGSELVFCAALHETRDTDLVVDAWACAPEEGAEPRRVSAGDLDVHAARFSPDGATVYFLADELGPDLIDFVGQTTAAWSVPADASAAPTRLTPGEGPRLQVALRVSADGLLTLAENRGAVDLVLVPFDGGVRRLSAGEAQTQSLDHVEGSDGGVTVAVVADGRTSGELVRVTENGEHRLTDFGEIDPLPMAELTAHTDDGYPVHGWVTLPEGEGPHPVVLMIHGGPFSQYGHQLFDETQVYAAAGYAVLMCNPRGSSGYGHEHGRSIIGSVGATTATDVLAFLDEALKDDRLDASRVGIMGGSHGGFMTTWIAAHHGGRFRAAISERAVNALDSFHGSSDIGAFFPGPLYGPPQAWERESPLTYADRIETPFLIIHSEHDWRCPVEQAQRLFVALRTRGHETEMLLFPGEGHEMSRSGLPSHRVARFDAILEWWGRHL, encoded by the coding sequence ATGAAACCCGTTGACATCGCCCGCCTGCACAGCCTCGGCGCACCCACCGTGTCCCCCGACGGCCGCCGTGCGGTCTTCACCCTCACCCGCCCCGACCTGGAGAAGGACACCTACACCAGTGCCCTGTGGGCCGTGCCCACCGACGGCTCGGCGCCGCCCGCCCGCCTCACCCGGGGGGACCGGGACAGCGCCCCCGCGTACTCGCCCGACGGGCGCTGGATCGCCTTCCTGCGCGCCGACGACGACCAGCGCCCCCAGATCCACGTGCTGCCCGCCGACGGCGGCGAGCCCTGGAAGGTGACCGACCACCCCCTGGGCGCGGGCGAGATCGCCTGGAGCCCCGACTCCACCCGGATCGCCCACACCGCCCGCGTGCCCGAGCCCGGGCGCTACACCGGCGGCGATCCGGGCAAGGAGCTCCCGCGCCGCATCACCGAGCTCAAGTACCGCCTCGACGACCTCGGCTTCACCAACGACCGGCGCAAGCACGTGTTCGTCACCGCTCCGATCGACCCCTCCGGCGTGGTGGGCGAGCCGGTCCGCGTCACCGGTGCCGACACCGACCACTCCGGCCCGCAGTGGAATCCCGACGGCTCCGAGCTGGTGTTCTGCGCCGCGCTGCACGAGACCCGCGACACCGACCTGGTGGTGGACGCGTGGGCGTGCGCGCCGGAGGAGGGCGCCGAGCCGCGCCGGGTGAGCGCCGGCGACCTGGACGTCCACGCGGCGCGCTTCTCCCCGGACGGGGCCACCGTGTACTTCCTGGCCGACGAGCTCGGCCCGGATCTGATCGACTTCGTCGGGCAGACCACGGCCGCTTGGTCGGTGCCGGCCGACGCCTCGGCCGCGCCCACGCGGCTGACCCCCGGCGAGGGGCCCAGGCTCCAGGTGGCGCTGCGGGTGAGCGCGGACGGACTGCTCACCCTGGCCGAGAACCGGGGCGCGGTCGACCTGGTGCTGGTGCCCTTCGACGGCGGCGTGCGGCGGCTGTCCGCCGGCGAGGCGCAGACGCAGTCCCTCGACCACGTGGAAGGGTCCGACGGCGGCGTCACCGTCGCGGTCGTGGCCGACGGCCGTACCAGCGGCGAACTGGTCCGGGTCACGGAGAACGGCGAGCACCGGCTCACCGACTTCGGCGAGATCGACCCGCTGCCGATGGCGGAGCTGACCGCGCACACCGATGACGGCTACCCCGTGCACGGGTGGGTGACGCTCCCCGAGGGGGAGGGCCCGCATCCCGTGGTGCTGATGATCCACGGCGGGCCGTTCTCGCAGTACGGGCACCAGCTCTTCGACGAGACCCAGGTCTACGCCGCCGCCGGGTACGCGGTGCTCATGTGCAACCCGCGCGGGTCCTCCGGCTACGGGCACGAGCACGGCCGGTCGATCATCGGCTCGGTGGGCGCGACCACGGCGACCGACGTCCTGGCCTTCCTGGACGAGGCGCTCAAGGACGACCGGTTGGACGCCTCGCGCGTGGGGATCATGGGCGGCTCGCACGGCGGGTTCATGACGACGTGGATCGCCGCCCACCACGGCGGGCGGTTCCGCGCCGCGATCAGCGAGCGCGCCGTCAACGCGCTGGACAGCTTCCACGGCTCCTCGGACATCGGGGCGTTCTTCCCCGGTCCGCTCTACGGCCCGCCGCAGGCCTGGGAGAGGGAGAGCCCGCTGACCTACGCCGACCGGATCGAGACGCCGTTCCTGATCATCCACTCCGAGCACGACTGGCGCTGCCCGGTGGAGCAGGCGCAGCGGCTGTTCGTGGCGTTGCGCACACGCGGGCACGAGACCGAGATGCTGCTCTTCCCGGGGGAGGGGCACGAGATGTCGCGTTCGGGCCTGCCCAGCCACCGGGTGGCCAGGTTCGACGCGATCCTGGAGTGGTGGGGCCGCCACCTGTGA
- a CDS encoding DUF4175 domain-containing protein produces MGRLLLRIAAGVAAVMVLFWLLSIVVGLLVWIVMIAAVVGVVWLGVKMLRSDTTGPGR; encoded by the coding sequence ATGGGACGTCTTCTGCTCAGGATCGCCGCGGGTGTCGCGGCCGTGATGGTGCTCTTCTGGCTCCTGTCCATCGTGGTCGGCCTGCTGGTGTGGATCGTGATGATCGCGGCCGTGGTCGGCGTCGTCTGGCTGGGCGTCAAGATGCTCAGGTCCGACACCACCGGTCCGGGGCGTTGA
- a CDS encoding IS200/IS605 family accessory protein TnpB-related protein has protein sequence MVGAHLGSLASGDLATRCRQGRDHDADTWAARKRELTARSSSRWAGSITKATHDQWALARRSQAAHLHKLQAGIRMLEHRLSLPLGEKGTKRAPGGYRTRREWHAKSRRLACLKDRLAQVRQDWEAGIVHVVRGGKRLLNARHHLEQAQLTEADWRNRWEAGRFFLQADGESGKRYGNETIRLTPDGRVSIRLPAPLEYLANAPHGRYVLSCRVAFAHRGAEWADRVEANRAVAYRIHLDVERGRWYITASWTRPKARALPLAAARAKGVVGVDMNADHLAAYRLDPHGNPVGDPERFSFDLTGRAAHRDAQVRHALTGLLHWTQRTGVQAIAIEDLDFATGKTREKHGRRKRFRQLISAMPIARLRARIVSMAAEFGLAVVAVDPAYTSKWGARHWAKPLHSSTRTMTRHDAAAVAIGRRALGHPIRRRTAPPRHHRSDGGGPRTVQTEPGSLGREGPRRPATERAHDARGRAGEERTRGTSASSTVRDARSDSRWAQHPLLHTE, from the coding sequence GTGGTGGGTGCCCATCTGGGCTCGCTGGCTTCTGGTGACCTGGCGACCCGGTGCCGTCAGGGGCGCGACCACGACGCCGATACCTGGGCGGCGCGTAAACGGGAGTTGACCGCGAGGTCGTCGTCGCGGTGGGCGGGGTCGATCACCAAGGCCACCCACGACCAGTGGGCGCTGGCCCGCCGCAGCCAGGCCGCTCACCTGCACAAGCTCCAAGCGGGCATCCGGATGCTGGAGCACCGGCTCTCCCTCCCCCTGGGGGAGAAGGGCACCAAACGCGCCCCGGGCGGGTACCGCACCCGGCGTGAGTGGCACGCCAAGTCCCGCCGCCTGGCCTGCCTCAAAGACCGTCTGGCCCAGGTGCGCCAGGACTGGGAAGCCGGGATCGTGCATGTGGTGCGGGGCGGTAAGCGGCTGCTCAACGCGCGTCACCACCTGGAGCAGGCGCAGCTCACCGAAGCCGACTGGCGCAACCGGTGGGAGGCCGGGCGGTTCTTCCTCCAGGCCGATGGGGAGTCCGGTAAGCGGTACGGCAACGAGACCATCCGCCTCACCCCGGACGGGCGGGTGTCGATCCGGCTCCCGGCTCCGCTGGAGTATCTGGCGAACGCCCCGCACGGCCGGTACGTGCTCTCCTGCCGGGTGGCGTTCGCGCATCGCGGTGCCGAGTGGGCCGACCGTGTCGAAGCGAATCGGGCGGTGGCCTACCGGATCCACCTCGATGTGGAGCGGGGCCGGTGGTACATCACTGCTTCCTGGACCCGGCCCAAGGCGCGGGCCCTGCCGTTGGCGGCGGCCCGTGCGAAGGGGGTGGTGGGTGTGGATATGAACGCCGACCATCTGGCCGCCTACCGGCTCGACCCGCACGGCAACCCGGTCGGGGACCCTGAGCGGTTCTCCTTCGACTTGACCGGTCGTGCTGCGCACCGTGACGCCCAGGTCCGACACGCTTTGACCGGGCTGCTGCACTGGACCCAGCGCACCGGCGTACAGGCGATCGCGATCGAGGACCTGGACTTCGCCACCGGCAAGACCCGGGAGAAGCACGGCCGCAGGAAGCGCTTCCGGCAGTTGATCTCCGCCATGCCCATCGCCAGGCTCCGCGCCCGGATCGTGTCGATGGCCGCCGAATTCGGGCTCGCGGTCGTGGCCGTCGATCCGGCCTACACCTCGAAGTGGGGCGCCCGGCACTGGGCCAAGCCCTTGCACAGCAGCACACGCACGATGACTCGCCATGACGCCGCCGCGGTGGCCATTGGCAGGCGCGCCCTGGGGCACCCGATTCGGCGTCGGACGGCACCGCCCCGCCACCACCGGAGTGATGGTGGCGGGCCTCGGACCGTCCAGACCGAACCAGGGTCCTTGGGGCGTGAGGGACCCCGCCGCCCTGCCACGGAACGCGCACACGATGCGCGCGGCCGGGCAGGGGAGGAGAGAACGCGGGGAACCAGCGCGTCCAGCACCGTTCGGGACGCGCGCAGTGACAGCAGATGGGCCCAACACCCACTCCTGCACACTGAATAG